AGAAGGGACAAGGAGCTGCACAAGTACGCAAAGGAGATCGTTGACAATCTGAAGGAGCTGGACAAAAAAGAGGAGTTCAGGCGAATAATCCTGGTCGGAGGTAAAGAGGCAATCAGAGAAATACACAAGGCCCTGCCGGATCGACTGGCTCAGAATGTAGTGGGAGAAAAGGCGTTGGACCTGGGAAAGGGCGGAAATTACCTGGGCAGGGAGATATATGATCTGTTCTTTGTGGAGGAAAGGAAGTCCGAAAGAGACCTGTGGGAAGAGATCAAAACCCGCTATCTCCGGGGAGAGCCTGCTGTTGTCGGAGTACAGGATGTGCTGTTTGCAGGAAGAATGGGAAGAGTTGAGAAAGCTATTGTGAATCGCACTGCCAGGTTCAGCGGCATCAGGTGCAGAGATTGTGAGGGGTTATTCTCTGGTGAACTGGAAAAGTGTCCCGATTGCGGCTCAGAATCTGTTTTTGCTGTGGATTTGCTCAATGAGATGGTTGAATTGCTGTCCAAGACCGGTGCGGGAATAGATTTCGCGGACGAGATTGGAGAATTGGCTGAAGTGGGAGGGATCGCAGCTCTACTGCGATACTGAGTTTACTCTTTATGATCGGGGGGAAGGGAAATAGGATGAACATAAAGGGCAGCATCATGGATTGCATCGGTAAGACGCCCCTGGTGTACCTGAAAAGACTGGGGAGCGGTGTCAACGCCACTATCGCGGCAAAATTGGAGATGTTCAATCCTTACAGCATCAAGGACAGGCCGGTCTATTACATGATAAAAGAGGCCGAGAAGAGAGGCCAGATAAAAGAGGGAACCACTATCATAGAAGCCTCGAGTGGAAACACAGCCATAGCCCTCGCGTACATCTGTGGTATGAAGGGCTACCGTCTGATCATCTGTATGTCGGAGATACAGAGCCTTGAACGAAAGAAAATCATCAAAGCCCTCGGGGCTGAACTCGAGCTTACACCAAAAGAGAAAGGAACCCTCGGCTCGCGCGAGAGAGCCAAGGAACTCCATGAAGAAATCCCGGATTCCTATTATATTTGTCAGCATTCCAACCCTGACAACACAAAGGCCCACGTCGAAACGACAGCCGAAGAACTCTGGTCCGACACTGACGGAAAAATAGATGTTCTTGTGGCGGGTCTGGGGACAACCGGCACTGCTATGGGTGTGGCCGAAGTGATTAAGTCCAGGAAACCCGGCTTCAAAGTCATAGGAATTGAGCCGGAACAGGCTCCAGTTCTATCAAAAGGAATCTTCAATCCCCACAGGATGATGGGCACGGCCCCCGGGTGGGTTCCGGACCTTTATGATAGTTCGCTGGTTGACGAGATAGTCACCGTATCAGAAGAGGATGCGTTTGGTACCTGCAGGCGGCTTGCCCTGGAAGAAGGGATATTTGCTGGCATAACGTCAGGAGCGACAGCCCATGTCTCACTTGATCTTGCTCGCAGGAAAGAGTTCGAAGGAAAATTGATCGTATGCATCTTCGCAGATACGGGTGAGAGATACCTGAGTGTTGAAGGACTTTACTGACACGAAATGTCGAAGGGGCCGGGAAGTGCAAGGGCGAAGCCCGTCGAAGCTAACAAAAGCGAAGACGGGGAATTTCACAAGTGGTCGGTTCCGATTTTCGATCTTCTATTTTCGATTTTCGATAAATGGAAGGAGGGTCTCCCTGCCCAGGTAGATGGGCGCGGAGACCGCGCCCCTACAACTTTTCGTATTCGGGGAGGGGGGCAGGGAATTTGTCGTCCATAGTCTGGAGTTGGCAGTCTGAAGTTCTCGGTTTATACTGTGCAGAAAAAGGTTGCTGAAAGCGGGTATTTGTTTATTATCTCAACGGCAAACAGAGAAGGCCATACTCACCAGAGGACAGGAGGAGATATGTTCAGGAAAGTCATCTTTCTCTTTTCTATCATTCTGTTCTTCCTCACAGCCTGGGCGTCGGCCGGAAATGAATTCCTGCCTGGAATCGAAGACAAAATAGTCGTCGAGGATTGGCTTTATGTTGGTCCTTTTTCTGTGGGAGCGCGGGAAGGTGTTGTGGGCATCATCAAGGATGCGAAAAACTTCCGTCCCCATGAAGGGCTGGAACACCCTAGCATCCTGGCCCAGGGCGGCAAGGTCCAGTGGAGGAAGACAAGTGTTGACTCACTTGGCTGGATCAATCTCGAATACGAGGATGTCCTTTGGGATTCTCTAATGGACATATGGGGGATAGCGGGTCTGGTTGACGTTGGATACGCCTACGCTCAGTTCGAAAACAAGGGTAGGAAGAGAGCACTCGTCATGGCCAAGAAGGCTGGGTCCTTTTATCTGAACGGCAGGCGGTACACTGGGAATCCCTATGGGGACAACTACATGATGACTCCTGTAATCCTTGAGCATGGAATAAACAGGGTTCTGGTTCCCACTGGTGGGTATGCAGACCACCGGTTCACATTCAAGGTGGTTCCGCCTCCTGTGCCTGTCGTTATTGTAAAGAAAGATGCAACCGTGCCGGACATCATCGATGGAGAAACGCTGAGTGGTTGGGCGGGCATAACCCTGATGAATACTACGAGCAAGAGACTGGATGACATAACCGTTACCCTTGGTGATGGAGATGTGTTCAGGGAGGATTCAGTATCTGTTTCTCATCTAATTCCCCTCAACTATAAGAAGATTCCCATACGGCTGGAACAGATTAAGCCCATCGCCGCACCTGACACGGTATGGGTTCCTGTCAAAGTGTCTTCGCCATCTTTTTTCTCTTCAGAGAGCCTTGCAATCATGGTGAGAGGGAAGAGTGAGTCTTTTGTAAAGACATTCATCTCCAGAATTGACAGTTCCTGCCAGTATTATGCTGTGTTACCTCCAAAGGACTACGACGCGAAAAGAGATTATGCTCTCATTCTGACCCTTCACGGCGCGGGTGTAAGAGCGCGCGGCAACGTGAACTCATACCAACCAAAGGATTGGGCGTTCGTGGTTGCTCCAACAAACAGGAGGAGGTTTGGTTTTGACTGGCAGGATTGGGGAAGGCTGGACGCGCTTGAGGTTCTGGAATTGGTCAAGAAATCTTTTCCCATCGACACAAACCGCGTGTATCTGGTAGGGCATTCCATGGGTGGCCATGGCGCCTG
Above is a genomic segment from candidate division TA06 bacterium containing:
- the cysK gene encoding cysteine synthase A, whose amino-acid sequence is MNIKGSIMDCIGKTPLVYLKRLGSGVNATIAAKLEMFNPYSIKDRPVYYMIKEAEKRGQIKEGTTIIEASSGNTAIALAYICGMKGYRLIICMSEIQSLERKKIIKALGAELELTPKEKGTLGSRERAKELHEEIPDSYYICQHSNPDNTKAHVETTAEELWSDTDGKIDVLVAGLGTTGTAMGVAEVIKSRKPGFKVIGIEPEQAPVLSKGIFNPHRMMGTAPGWVPDLYDSSLVDEIVTVSEEDAFGTCRRLALEEGIFAGITSGATAHVSLDLARRKEFEGKLIVCIFADTGERYLSVEGLY